A genomic segment from Terriglobia bacterium encodes:
- the cas2 gene encoding CRISPR-associated endonuclease Cas2, producing the protein MQYVISYDIADDGRRNRLASALLDFGSRVQESVFVANLDDELAGRMRERVSKLIDEQWDRVHIFELCQSCAGKTRVFGSGELVQDREFYVI; encoded by the coding sequence ATGCAATACGTCATCAGTTACGATATAGCCGATGATGGGCGCCGCAACCGCCTGGCCTCGGCCCTGCTTGATTTCGGCTCCCGCGTGCAGGAAAGCGTGTTCGTGGCCAACCTGGATGACGAACTCGCGGGGCGGATGAGGGAGCGGGTGTCCAAACTCATTGACGAACAGTGGGACCGGGTCCATATCTTCGAACTGTGCCAGTCATGTGCCGGCAAGACAAGAGTTTTTGGTTCCGGCGAACTCGTGCAAGATCGCGAATTTTATGTGATCTGA
- the cas1 gene encoding CRISPR-associated endonuclease Cas1 yields the protein MPLPFGGDQLWSAWERVQENEGCAGVDGVTVRHFAEHVHRRLGELRERVDACLYRPLPLLKILVEKGAGSRETRTLLVPAVRDRVLQTAVARHLSRSFEEEFLECSYGYRPGRSVDRAIARIRKCRELGYVFVADADIQSFFDRVDHDLLLHRLGERHPGETIMGLLRLWVSGAIWDGHQVRPLHRGIPQGSPISPLLANFFLEDFDRELEKSGRKLVRYADDFLILARTREDATQALLQSGHLLEQTHLDLNLEKTQITDFQHGFRFLGALFQGNTIWVPWKNERRQGHLLFVAPAMPLALRTRYELAPPRTTLEMAFEKAAASTAGAPPHESRSEPVAYLYLTEQGAILRKAGDRLLVEKDDEVLLDLPYHKLEAVLLFGNIQVTTQALGELLEKGVGLGLFSRQGMYRGSLAPARGHNIQLRVAQFRKYEDSAAALALARSIVTAKIANGRAVLARYRSRNDVSPVFEARIKSLENALAASATAENIAALDGVEGAAAHEYFSALMEFNRSEMPWPGRKKHPATDPLNALLSLTYTLVMHEFTALLEGVGLDPYLGFLHQVDYGRPSLALDLMEPFRHPVADRFVLGLVNRGMINAEHFRPAGDRPGVFLSPGPMKKYFAEYERWMLERPAVQDGATPPRFRDLLKTEVERLAAALRDNHPFEPYRFDDKKEEPPCNTSSVTI from the coding sequence ATGCCTCTCCCCTTCGGCGGCGATCAACTCTGGTCAGCCTGGGAGCGGGTGCAGGAGAACGAAGGCTGCGCCGGGGTTGATGGTGTCACCGTCCGGCATTTCGCCGAGCATGTTCATCGGCGGCTGGGTGAGTTGCGTGAGCGGGTGGATGCATGCCTTTACCGTCCGCTGCCCCTGCTGAAAATCCTGGTCGAAAAAGGCGCAGGCAGCCGCGAAACACGTACTCTGCTGGTGCCCGCGGTGCGTGATCGGGTGCTGCAGACGGCGGTCGCCCGCCATCTTTCACGGTCTTTCGAAGAGGAGTTCTTGGAGTGCAGTTACGGTTACCGGCCCGGAAGATCGGTGGACCGAGCTATTGCCCGCATCCGCAAATGCCGAGAGTTGGGATACGTGTTTGTGGCCGACGCCGACATTCAGTCATTCTTTGACCGCGTGGATCACGATCTACTCCTCCATCGCCTGGGTGAGCGGCATCCGGGCGAGACCATCATGGGACTGCTGCGACTGTGGGTGAGCGGGGCGATCTGGGACGGCCATCAAGTGCGTCCTCTGCATCGCGGCATTCCCCAGGGCTCGCCTATTTCGCCGCTGCTGGCGAACTTCTTTCTTGAGGATTTTGACCGTGAACTGGAAAAGAGCGGACGCAAACTGGTCCGGTACGCCGACGATTTTCTGATTCTGGCGCGGACGCGCGAAGATGCCACCCAGGCTCTGCTGCAAAGCGGCCATCTGCTCGAACAAACGCACCTCGATCTGAATCTCGAAAAGACGCAGATCACCGACTTCCAGCACGGCTTCCGTTTTCTGGGGGCGCTGTTTCAGGGCAATACTATCTGGGTCCCCTGGAAGAACGAGCGACGGCAGGGGCATTTGCTGTTTGTGGCCCCGGCCATGCCGCTGGCCCTGCGGACGCGCTACGAATTGGCGCCGCCCCGTACCACGCTGGAAATGGCCTTCGAAAAAGCTGCGGCCAGCACCGCCGGTGCGCCGCCGCATGAAAGCAGGAGTGAACCCGTGGCCTATCTATATTTGACAGAGCAGGGCGCAATCCTGCGCAAGGCAGGCGACCGTTTGCTGGTGGAAAAAGACGATGAAGTCCTGCTCGACCTGCCCTACCACAAGCTGGAGGCCGTGCTGTTGTTCGGCAACATCCAGGTGACCACCCAGGCACTGGGCGAACTGCTGGAGAAGGGCGTGGGGTTGGGGCTGTTTTCGCGCCAGGGGATGTATCGTGGTTCGCTGGCCCCGGCGCGTGGACACAACATCCAGTTGCGGGTGGCGCAGTTCCGCAAATATGAGGATTCGGCGGCTGCCCTCGCCCTAGCTCGGTCAATTGTGACCGCCAAGATCGCCAATGGGCGGGCGGTGCTGGCGCGCTACCGCAGCCGTAATGATGTTTCTCCGGTTTTCGAAGCCCGGATCAAGTCGCTAGAAAATGCGCTGGCGGCCTCAGCCACCGCAGAAAACATTGCCGCGCTTGATGGCGTGGAAGGCGCAGCCGCTCACGAGTACTTTTCGGCGCTCATGGAGTTCAACCGTTCGGAAATGCCGTGGCCCGGGAGGAAGAAGCATCCGGCGACTGACCCGTTGAACGCCTTGCTGTCGCTCACCTACACGCTGGTCATGCACGAGTTCACGGCTTTATTAGAAGGCGTGGGCCTCGACCCGTATCTGGGGTTTCTGCATCAGGTGGACTATGGGCGGCCCTCGCTGGCGCTGGACTTGATGGAGCCATTCCGGCATCCAGTGGCTGACCGGTTTGTGCTGGGGCTGGTGAATCGGGGCATGATCAACGCTGAACACTTTCGTCCGGCTGGGGACCGGCCGGGAGTGTTCCTCTCGCCCGGTCCGATGAAGAAGTATTTCGCTGAGTATGAGCGCTGGATGCTGGAGCGTCCGGCGGTCCAGGATGGAGCCACTCCGCCGCGCTTCCGCGATTTGCTGAAAACCGAAGTCGAGCGCCTGGCTGCCGCCCTGCGCGATAACCATCCCTTTGAACCTTACCGGTTTGACGACAAAAAGGAGGAGCCGCCATGCAATACGTCATCAGTTACGATATAG